In Beutenbergia cavernae DSM 12333, the DNA window GGACAGCGGCGTCGGGAGCCGGAGCGGTCCTGCGCCGGGTGTCACGGACCCGAGGACCCGGGCACCGGAGGCCCCCGTGGCGCTGGGCACCGAGGCGGGGAGGCCGTGGGCGGTGAACCAGCCGAGGAGCGCGAACGCGACGGCCTCCTTGTGGTCCACCGACACCCCGAACGCATCGGAGGGAACCACCTCGACGCCGGGCACGGCAGCCGTCAGCGCGCCGAGCAGCACCGGGTTGCGCACGCCCCCGCCCGAGACCACGAGGCGCGCCACGTCGAGCCGCCGGACGTCCTGGGCGACGACCCGAGCCGTGAGCTCGGTGAGCGTCGACACCAGGTCCTCGAGCGACAGGTCGGCGGCGGCGGCACCGCCCGCCCCGCGCCGGACGCGGTCGACGTACCCCGGGTCGAACAGCTCCTTCCCGGTGCTCTTCGGCGGCCGGCGCGCGTAGTACGGCTCCGTCAGCAGCGCGTCGAGCAGGGGTGCGTGCACGCGTCCGGCCGCGGCGAGAGCCCCGTCGGCGTCGTAGGCTCCCCGGCCCGCCGCGGCGACCGCCGCGTCGATGAGCGCGTTCGCCGGGCCGACGTCGTACGCGACCGGGTCGGCACCGTCACCGACCACCGTGACGTTCGCGATCCCGCCGAGGTTGAGGACGGCGGTCCGGCCGCTCGCGCCCGCCAGCAGCAGCTCGTCGAGCAGCGGGACGAGCGGCGCGCCCTGCCCGCCCGCGGTGACGTCCCGGATGCGCACGTCCGCGACGACCGGCACGCCGAGCCGCTCCGCGATCCACGCGGGCGACCCGAGCTGGAGCGTGCCGAGCGCGCTGCCCTCGGCCACCCAGTGGTACATCGTCTGGCCGTGCGAGCACACGAGATCGGGCGGCTCCGGGACGTCCGGTGCGGCTGCCGCCTCCGCGGCGGCGTCGGCGAACGCGTGGCCCAGGTCCGCGTCCAGGGCGCACACCTCGGCCATCCCGACCTGCGCCGGGGGCAGTGCTCCGGCCACCCGGGCGCGCAGCGCCGTCGGGTACGGCACGGTCGTCGCGTGCTCGACGACGCCGCGCAGCTGGGCGCCGCCCGCGTCGAGCGTGAATCGCACCACCGCGACGTCGATCCCGTCGTGCGAGGTCCCGGAGATCATGCCGAGCACCCGCATCGGTGCCGCGGGCGACGCCGCCGCGGAGGCGCCCGCGCCGGCCCCCACGTCGCCGCCGGGGCCACCGACCGGATCCGTCAATGCCCCGCCTCGCGCCAGCTGCGACCCGTCCCGACCGAGACGTCGAGCGGGACCGAGAGCTCGGCGGCCGCCCCCATCTGTGCGCGGACGAGCTCCTCCAGTGCCTCCCGCTCCCCCGGCGCCACCTCGAGCACGAGCTCGTCGTGCACCTGGAGAAGCAGCCGGGAGGACATCCCGGCCTCCCCCATCTGCCGGTGCACCCCGAGCATCGCCACCTTGATGAGGTCGGCCGCGCTGCCCTGGATCGGCGCGTTGAGCGCCATCCGCTCCGCCATCTCGCGGCGTTGCCGGTTGTCGCTCGTGAGATCGGGCAGGTACCGGCGCCGGCCCATGAGGGTCTCGGTGTACCCCACCTGGCGCGCCTGGGCGACGACGCCGGACAGGTAGTCGCGGACGCCGCCGAACCTGTCGAAGTAGTCGTCCATCAGGGTGCGCGCCTCGGCCACGTCGATGCTCAGCTGCTTCGACAGGCCGAACGCGGAGAGCCCGTACGCCAGTCCGTACGACATCGCCTTGATCTTCGAACGCATCGCCGACGTCACCTCGTCGGTCGGCACCCCGAACACGCGTGACCCGACGTAGCTGTGCAGGTCCTCGCCGGAGCGGAACGCCTCGATGAGGCCCTCGTCGCCCGACAGGTGCGCCATGATCCGCATCTCGATCTGCGAGTAGTCGGCCGTGAGCAGCGTCTCGTAGCCCTCGCCGACGACGAAGCCCTCCCGGATCCGGTACCCCTCCTCGGTACGGATCGGGATGTTCTGCAGGTTCGGGTCGGCGGAGGACAGGCGCCCGGTCGCGGCGATCGTCTGCTGGAACGTCGTGTGGATGCGTCCGTCCGGCGCGACCGAGCGCAACAGGCCCTCGACGGTCTGCCGCAGCCGGATCGCCTCGCGGTGGGCGAGGAGGTGCTCGAGAAACGGGTGCTCCGTCTTCACGTACAGGTCCGCGAGCGCGTCGGCGTCGGTGGTGTAGCCCGTCTTCGTGCGCCGGGTCTTCGGCATCCCGAGGTCGTCGAAGAGCACCTCCTGCAGCTGCTTCGGGGAGCCGAGGTTGACCTGGCGCCCGATCGCCTCGTAGGCGCCCAGCGCCGCGCGCTCGACGACGGCGTCGAACTCCCGCTCGATGCCCCGCAGGTACTCGACATCGGCGCCGATCCCGTCGTGCTCCATCTCGGCGAGCGTGCGCAGCAGCGGCAGCTCGACGTCCTCGAGCAGCGCCTGCGCGCCGCGGTCGGCGACCTCCTCCGCGAGAGGTCCGGCGAGCTCGACGACGGCGACGGCCCGCGCTCCGGCGCTCTTCGCCCCGGAGTCCGCGTCGAGGTCGAGCATCCCCTGACCGGTCTCGTCCAGATCCGTGCGCGGGAGCTCGCGGTGCAGGTACCGCACCACGAGATCCGCGAGGTCGTACGAACGCTGGTCGGGGTGGCACAGGTAGGCCGCGAGCGCTGTGTCCATGACGACGCCGCGCACCTCGAGCCCGCGGCCGGTGAGCGCGTGCCAGGCGGGCTTCGCGTCGTGCACGGCCTTCGGCGCCTCCGGGTCCGCGAGCCACTGTGCGAGGACCTTCTCGTCCGCGGGATCGATCTCGGCGAGGTCGATCCCCAGGGCGGCGCCGTCGGCGTCGGCGATCGCCAGCGCCCACGCGTCGCCGCTCCCCTGCTGCACCGACCCCCTGACCTCCAGCCCGAGCAGCGCCCCGGACCGACCTGCCAGCCAGGCCTCGAGGCCGCCGGGCGCCAGCACCTCCACCTCCGCGGCGAGCTCGGCCACGTCGGTCGGCGCCGTCGCGTCGGGGAGGTACTCGAACAGGCGGTCGCGCAGCACACGGAACTGCAGCGCGTCGAACACCTCGTGCGTCGCCTCGCGGTCGATCTCCGACCGGGCGAGGTCGTCGACGGCGATCGGCAGCTCGACGTCGGTGAGGAGCCGGTTCAGCCGCCGGTTGAGGATCACCTGGTCGAGGTGCGCGCGGAGGTTCTCCCCCGCCTTGCCGGTGATCTGGTCCGCCGCCGCGATGACGCCGTCGAGTCCGCCGTGCGCGAGGATCCACTTCGCGGCGGTCTTCGGCCCCACGCCCGGCACGCCGGGCAGGTTGTCGCTCGTCTCGCCGACCAGCGCCGCGAGGTCCGGGTAGAGGGCGGGCGCCAGACCGTACTTCTCCTCCACCGCGGCCGGTGACATCCGGACGAGGTCCGAGACTCCCTTGCGCGGGTAGAGGACGGTGACGGCGTCGGACACGAGCTGGAACGTGTCCCGGTCCCCGGAGCACACGAGCACGTCGAGCCCGGCCTGCTCGGCCTGCCCGGCGAGCGTGGCGATGACGTCGTCGGCCTCGACGTCGTCCTTGGACATCGACGGGATCCGGAGCGCCGTGAGCACCTCCTGGATGAGCGGCACCTGGCCCCGGAACGGCTCGGGCGTCGCGTCGCGCGTGCCCTTGTACTCCGCGTAGACCTCGGTGCGGAACGTGGTGCGCGCGACGTCCCACGCGACCGCCACATGTGTCGGGTCCTCGTCCCGCAGGAGGTTGATGAGCATCGACGTGAAGCCGTACACGGCGTTCGTCGGCTGCCCGGACGTCGTCGAGAAGTTCTCCACGGGCAGCGCGAAGAACGCCCGGTACGCCATCGAATGACCGTCGATCAGCAGGAGGCGGCCTCTGGGCACCGAGGCGTTCGTGGTCGCGGAGGTTGGCGCGTCGTCGGTCACGGGTGCCAGCCTAGGGGCCATGTCCGACAAGCCATCGAGCGAGACTCCGACAGCGAGGAACGAGCGCAGGAGGATCGCGACCGACGAGCAGAGTCGTGAGACTCCGGCGGCCCCCACACCCGAGGAGATGCTCGCGGGGGTGCGCGCCCAGACCGCCGGCACGCTCATCGAACGGCTCGGCATCGAGATCGTCGAGGCGACGCCGGACCGCGTCGTCGGGACGATGCCCGTGGCCGGCAACACGCAGCCGTACGGGCTGCTGCACGGCGGGGCGACGGCGGCGCTCGCCGAGACCCTCGGCTCGTTCGCGGCCACGCTGCACGCGGGAGCCGGACGCGCCGCCGTCGGGCTCGAGCTCAACGCGACCCATCACCGGGGCGCCCGGGACGGCGTCGTCACCGGTGTTGCTCGTGCGCTCCACCGCGGGCGGTCGACGGCGAGCTACGGGATCGAGGTCACCGACGAGCTCGGCAGGCTGGTCTGCTCAGCGCGACTCACCTGCATGCTCCTCGCGGGCGTCCCCGGAGCCTGACGCGAACCCGCCAGCGCCAACCCGCTCGCCGGTGTCGGGTCCAGCCCCCGGCTGCGCCGACGACGCGCGATGAGCGTCTCGAGACCGCGCCGGTCACGGCGCGGGCCGTCCGGCTCGAGCCGGCGCAGCAGGACCTGCGTGTCGGCGACGCGTCGGCTGCCCGCCGCGGCGAACCCGAGCTGCGCCAGGAACCGCTGCTCGCTGCGGGCACCGCTCACCGGAAGCGTGACGATCCGCTCGGCGCCCTCGGCGAGCGCGAGCGCCGCGAGGAAGCTGAGCAGGACCCGGCCCACGCCGTGGCGGCGGTGCTCGCGCAGCACGTAGAGCATCTCCACCTGGACCCACGTGAGATCGGCGAAGAGCCCTGGCCGCAGCACCTGGGCGATGGCGGCCGCGACGACCTCGCCGTCACGCTCCGCGACCGCGACGTGCGCGTCCGGGGACCCGAGCATCGCCCGCAGCTGCTCTCCGAGCACCTGGGACGACTGCGGCACGCACAGATGAGCACTCAATGGCGACTCGTCGCGCGCCTGAAGACAGATCGACGCCAGGTCGTCGAGATCCTCGACACCCGCCGCACGCACGGTCGCTCCCGTTCGAGACACCGAACCAACCCTCCACATCGGTCGTGGACCAGCTCGTGCCCCCGGCCTCCCGCCGTCGCGCAGCCGCGCACCCCAGCGGCGGAGAGGTCCCTGCGGGTCGCCACACTACGCCCCCTGGTGCCTCCGCGACGAGACCTCCGTGTTACCGAACCGATACATCTCGGCCCTACGTTGACGGGACCTAGGCATCCCGGAGAGCCTAGGTTGGCCTGCACCACCCGGCCGACGCGGCCCGGGACCGGCGGAACAGGAGCACCAGTGCACCCACGCGTCCTGCGGCCCGAGGGTCGACGCGCCGTCGGGCGACGTGTCGCCCTGGGCCCTCCCCGGCGGTGGCACGGCCCCCTCGTGGTCGCCGTCACGCTCGCGCTGGCCGTCCTCGCGCTGCTGAACGTGTCCGCGGGGCCGGCTGCGGCCCAGCCGGCGGGCTGCGTGCCGGACGCCGAGACGGCCTGCATCACGGGGACGATCCGTACCGAGGCCGGCGAGGGCGCAGCCGGGATCGTCATCACGGTGACCGGCGGTCCGGAGGAGCTCACGGCGACGACCGGTGACGACGGCCGCTGGGCCGTGGCCATCACCGAGGCGGGCGAGTACGTCGTCGAGCTCGACACCGCGACCCTCCCCGCCGGCGAGACCCTGCGCGACCCCGGCGCGAACCCGCGGACGGTCACGGCGAACCTCGGGTCGACCGTCGCCGCGGCGTTCCCGCTCGGGCCCCCGACCGGCGGGGGCGAGCCCACCGAGGCGGCCACCGACGAGGGCGAGGACGACCAGACGACGGCGCCGCCCGCCGGCTCCGGCGACGAGGGCGGCGTCACCGAGAGCGCGGAGACCGCGGCGAGCGGCGGCGACCTCGGGACCCGCGTGCTGCAGCTGACGCTGAGCGGCCTCGTCTTCGGTCTGCTCCTGGCGCTCGCCTCCGTCGGCCTGTCCCTCATCTACGGGACGACGGGGCTCTCGAACTTCTCGCACGGCGAGCTCGTCACGCTCGGGGGCATCGTCGCGTACATCGCCGCCCAGTGGTGGGGGCTCTCCCTCTTCCTCGCGGGCCTCGTCGCCGTCGTGGTCGGCGCGATCATGGGGTACGCCCAGAACGCGGTGCTGTGGGCGCCGCTGCGCCGCCGCGGCGTCGGGATCACGCAGCAGATGATCGTGACCATCGGTCTCGCCGTCGCCCTGCAGTACGCCCTGCACCTCATCGTCGGCGGCAACCCGCTGCGCATCAGCACGGCGAACCCGCCGATCATCGACCTCGGACCCGTCCGCATCACCCAGACGTCGGCGATCTCG includes these proteins:
- a CDS encoding anhydro-N-acetylmuramic acid kinase, with translation MRVLGMISGTSHDGIDVAVVRFTLDAGGAQLRGVVEHATTVPYPTALRARVAGALPPAQVGMAEVCALDADLGHAFADAAAEAAAAPDVPEPPDLVCSHGQTMYHWVAEGSALGTLQLGSPAWIAERLGVPVVADVRIRDVTAGGQGAPLVPLLDELLLAGASGRTAVLNLGGIANVTVVGDGADPVAYDVGPANALIDAAVAAAGRGAYDADGALAAAGRVHAPLLDALLTEPYYARRPPKSTGKELFDPGYVDRVRRGAGGAAAADLSLEDLVSTLTELTARVVAQDVRRLDVARLVVSGGGVRNPVLLGALTAAVPGVEVVPSDAFGVSVDHKEAVAFALLGWFTAHGLPASVPSATGASGARVLGSVTPGAGPLRLPTPLSTAPSRLRLTS
- the polA gene encoding DNA polymerase I → MAPRLAPVTDDAPTSATTNASVPRGRLLLIDGHSMAYRAFFALPVENFSTTSGQPTNAVYGFTSMLINLLRDEDPTHVAVAWDVARTTFRTEVYAEYKGTRDATPEPFRGQVPLIQEVLTALRIPSMSKDDVEADDVIATLAGQAEQAGLDVLVCSGDRDTFQLVSDAVTVLYPRKGVSDLVRMSPAAVEEKYGLAPALYPDLAALVGETSDNLPGVPGVGPKTAAKWILAHGGLDGVIAAADQITGKAGENLRAHLDQVILNRRLNRLLTDVELPIAVDDLARSEIDREATHEVFDALQFRVLRDRLFEYLPDATAPTDVAELAAEVEVLAPGGLEAWLAGRSGALLGLEVRGSVQQGSGDAWALAIADADGAALGIDLAEIDPADEKVLAQWLADPEAPKAVHDAKPAWHALTGRGLEVRGVVMDTALAAYLCHPDQRSYDLADLVVRYLHRELPRTDLDETGQGMLDLDADSGAKSAGARAVAVVELAGPLAEEVADRGAQALLEDVELPLLRTLAEMEHDGIGADVEYLRGIEREFDAVVERAALGAYEAIGRQVNLGSPKQLQEVLFDDLGMPKTRRTKTGYTTDADALADLYVKTEHPFLEHLLAHREAIRLRQTVEGLLRSVAPDGRIHTTFQQTIAATGRLSSADPNLQNIPIRTEEGYRIREGFVVGEGYETLLTADYSQIEMRIMAHLSGDEGLIEAFRSGEDLHSYVGSRVFGVPTDEVTSAMRSKIKAMSYGLAYGLSAFGLSKQLSIDVAEARTLMDDYFDRFGGVRDYLSGVVAQARQVGYTETLMGRRRYLPDLTSDNRQRREMAERMALNAPIQGSAADLIKVAMLGVHRQMGEAGMSSRLLLQVHDELVLEVAPGEREALEELVRAQMGAAAELSVPLDVSVGTGRSWREAGH
- a CDS encoding hotdog fold thioesterase; this encodes MLAGVRAQTAGTLIERLGIEIVEATPDRVVGTMPVAGNTQPYGLLHGGATAALAETLGSFAATLHAGAGRAAVGLELNATHHRGARDGVVTGVARALHRGRSTASYGIEVTDELGRLVCSARLTCMLLAGVPGA
- a CDS encoding GNAT family N-acetyltransferase; amino-acid sequence: MPQSSQVLGEQLRAMLGSPDAHVAVAERDGEVVAAAIAQVLRPGLFADLTWVQVEMLYVLREHRRHGVGRVLLSFLAALALAEGAERIVTLPVSGARSEQRFLAQLGFAAAGSRRVADTQVLLRRLEPDGPRRDRRGLETLIARRRRSRGLDPTPASGLALAGSRQAPGTPARSMQVSRAEQTSLPSSSVTSIP
- a CDS encoding branched-chain amino acid ABC transporter permease, encoding MHPRVLRPEGRRAVGRRVALGPPRRWHGPLVVAVTLALAVLALLNVSAGPAAAQPAGCVPDAETACITGTIRTEAGEGAAGIVITVTGGPEELTATTGDDGRWAVAITEAGEYVVELDTATLPAGETLRDPGANPRTVTANLGSTVAAAFPLGPPTGGGEPTEAATDEGEDDQTTAPPAGSGDEGGVTESAETAASGGDLGTRVLQLTLSGLVFGLLLALASVGLSLIYGTTGLSNFSHGELVTLGGIVAYIAAQWWGLSLFLAGLVAVVVGAIMGYAQNAVLWAPLRRRGVGITQQMIVTIGLAVALQYALHLIVGGNPLRISTANPPIIDLGPVRITQTSAISVGIAVVVLAAMAYVLLATRVGRATRAVSDNPALASASGIDVESIVRGVWVTGAALAALGGTLLGLYLNATRWNTGTTLLLLMFAAVTLGGLGAAMGALVGSIAIGLVVELSTLVLPSDMRYASALVILILVLLFRPQGILGRAERVG